In the ANME-2 cluster archaeon genome, AGCTGATGAATTAATCAAGGGAATCGATTCATGTCTCGATAAAAACAATAAGTTGCCTTTATTTGTAAGTGATGGGAATAATCAGTATAGGGTGGCTCTTTTTAACCTCTATAACGAGACAGTAACGCCTCCTAAAACTGGAAAGAGAGGAAGACCTAAAAAACCATACAAGATACCGAGAACGGATCTAAGATATGCACAGGTAATAAAAGAACGAAAAGGTGGAAAGCTCGTTAAAGTACATAAGCAGGTCATATTTGGGAATATTGAAGATATATCACCATCTGATATCACAACTTCTCACATTGAGCGACAAAATTTGACATTTCGTCAAGAAAATGAGCGTATTGCAAGGAAAACAATTGGTTTTTCAAAGAAAGATTACTGGTTAAATAAGCAAATGGTATATTATCTGGCATTTTATGATTTTATAAGGCCACATTCTGGATTAAAACTAAAAATCCATCCAGATGATGAAGATATTACGAATCGAAAGTATATTCAGAGAACACCGATGATGGCGGCTGGAAAAACTGATCATATTTGGTCAATGGAGGAA is a window encoding:
- a CDS encoding IS1 family transposase, with product MADPKEERWIWVGFAKESRLLLRIVVGPRMQESADELIKGIDSCLDKNNKLPLFVSDGNNQYRVALFNLYNETVTPPKTGKRGRPKKPYKIPRTDLRYAQVIKERKGGKLVKVHKQVIFGNIEDISPSDITTSHIERQNLTFRQENERIARKTIGFSKKDYWLNKQMVYYLAFYDFIRPHSGLKLKIHPDDEDITNRKYIQRTPMMAAGKTDHIWSMEE